In Candidatus Binataceae bacterium, the following proteins share a genomic window:
- a CDS encoding MMPL family transporter encodes MAEALHEENLPLSEKITHGIARYTLRHRWVALAILGLLTLFFGYHATKVQMYSQFADLLPQAHPYIKAYNHYRTTFGGANIVSLSLEVKNGDIFNPDTLNKIRYVTEKVDEIDGVNHYQVASLSHVKIRRLEATSGGLIKSVPVLPDEIPTDAASMKKLKQSMFNNDIVYGKYVSTDGKAALILAGFNEERLDYANIHRQIMKIKAHVDDANTTLYVAGEPMLKGWVWFYTGELAKIFAVTFLFIFVTLVFYFRRLYGVALPVLGACVQAIWGLGFLGILGYNLDPLVLVIPLLVSARAASHGVQMVERYFEEMEATGDRHVAVLNSMKELLLPGGIGVLADAAGIFVLSVATIPLIRKLAFFASFWGFSNLFTILLLIPLLLDVLPTPKVTRHYVPAWMHELLDRVGNFCISRNGRWAVFAFSAAIVFAGAYEAGSVQVGETEAGSPLLFPNSNFNVSAREINKDFAGSNQLVIYLHGDHDGALKDPVVLNQLDDLRHYMLQQDEAGGTRDVPTLVRSVNRLYHYDDPKWAMIPRDAAAVGNMTFMYEANAPVPGVILEYMDYGARDGQFVVFYKDAKGSTIYEAIARVKNFIATHPMNHVQLVLAGGTIGTTAALNDEIAYSDKVSTFLIVAVVFGLVAFSYMSLVAGLMVMITLIAAGVVSFLYIGLKGIGMNINTLPVTAVGMGIGVDYILYVVDRIKREYQRLHDHDAAIKRAISTTGMAVTFTATTLVGGIIPWVWMSDLRFSAEMAMLLALLMVTHWLAAITLVPSIFAIVRPKFVERGSAPTEEAERTLPGGAVAEMS; translated from the coding sequence ATGGCCGAAGCACTTCACGAAGAAAACCTCCCTCTGTCGGAAAAGATCACACACGGGATCGCGCGCTACACGCTGCGGCATCGATGGGTTGCGCTGGCGATATTGGGGCTGCTGACGCTTTTTTTCGGCTACCATGCGACGAAAGTTCAGATGTACAGCCAGTTCGCGGATTTGTTGCCGCAGGCCCATCCGTATATCAAGGCCTATAATCACTATCGGACGACATTTGGCGGCGCGAATATCGTCAGTTTGAGCCTCGAGGTCAAGAACGGCGACATCTTCAATCCGGATACCCTCAACAAGATCCGGTACGTTACCGAGAAGGTCGACGAGATCGACGGCGTTAACCACTACCAGGTGGCGTCGCTGTCGCACGTCAAGATTCGGCGGCTGGAGGCGACCTCGGGCGGGTTGATCAAATCGGTGCCGGTGCTGCCGGATGAGATTCCGACCGACGCGGCGTCGATGAAAAAGCTCAAGCAGTCGATGTTCAACAATGACATCGTGTACGGCAAATATGTTTCGACCGACGGCAAGGCGGCGCTGATCCTGGCGGGCTTCAACGAGGAACGGCTCGACTACGCGAACATCCATCGCCAGATCATGAAGATCAAGGCGCACGTCGACGACGCCAATACCACGCTCTATGTCGCGGGCGAGCCGATGCTGAAGGGCTGGGTATGGTTCTACACGGGGGAGCTGGCGAAGATTTTCGCCGTCACTTTCCTGTTCATCTTTGTGACCTTGGTGTTCTACTTCCGCCGGCTATATGGGGTGGCGCTGCCGGTATTGGGGGCTTGCGTTCAGGCGATTTGGGGACTGGGGTTCCTGGGTATTCTCGGCTACAACCTCGACCCGCTGGTGCTGGTTATCCCGCTGCTGGTGTCAGCGCGTGCGGCGAGCCACGGGGTGCAGATGGTTGAGCGGTACTTCGAGGAGATGGAGGCGACGGGTGATCGGCACGTCGCGGTCCTGAACTCGATGAAGGAGCTGTTGCTGCCGGGCGGTATCGGGGTGCTGGCAGACGCGGCGGGAATCTTCGTGCTTTCAGTGGCGACGATTCCGCTCATCCGCAAGCTGGCGTTTTTTGCGAGTTTTTGGGGTTTCTCGAATCTCTTCACGATCCTGTTGCTGATTCCGTTGCTGCTCGACGTGCTGCCGACGCCGAAAGTGACGCGCCATTACGTGCCGGCGTGGATGCACGAGCTGCTCGATCGGGTGGGCAATTTCTGCATCAGCCGCAACGGCCGCTGGGCGGTTTTCGCTTTCTCGGCGGCGATCGTTTTCGCGGGTGCCTACGAGGCCGGCTCGGTGCAGGTCGGCGAGACCGAAGCGGGTTCGCCGCTACTGTTCCCGAATTCGAACTTCAACGTTTCGGCGCGCGAGATCAACAAGGACTTTGCGGGTTCGAATCAACTGGTGATCTATCTGCACGGCGACCATGACGGCGCGCTCAAGGATCCGGTGGTGCTCAATCAGCTCGATGATCTGCGGCACTACATGCTGCAGCAGGACGAAGCCGGCGGCACGCGCGACGTGCCAACGCTGGTGCGGAGCGTCAACCGGCTGTATCACTACGACGATCCGAAGTGGGCGATGATCCCGCGCGACGCCGCCGCGGTGGGTAATATGACGTTCATGTACGAGGCGAACGCGCCGGTGCCGGGGGTCATCCTGGAATATATGGACTATGGGGCCCGCGACGGTCAGTTCGTCGTGTTCTACAAGGATGCGAAGGGCTCGACCATCTATGAAGCCATCGCGCGGGTCAAGAACTTCATCGCCACGCATCCGATGAACCACGTGCAACTGGTTTTGGCGGGCGGCACGATCGGCACTACGGCGGCGCTCAACGACGAGATTGCCTATTCTGACAAGGTCAGCACTTTCCTGATCGTCGCTGTGGTATTCGGCCTGGTGGCCTTCAGCTATATGTCACTGGTGGCGGGTCTGATGGTGATGATCACCCTGATCGCCGCGGGCGTGGTGAGCTTTCTCTATATTGGTTTGAAGGGAATCGGAATGAACATCAATACCCTGCCGGTGACCGCGGTCGGTATGGGTATCGGCGTCGATTACATCCTGTACGTGGTTGATCGGATCAAGCGCGAGTATCAGCGACTGCACGACCACGACGCGGCGATCAAACGGGCAATTTCGACTACCGGAATGGCGGTGACGTTTACCGCGACGACGCTGGTCGGCGGGATTATCCCGTGGGTGTGGATGTCGGACTTGCGCTTCTCAGCGGAGATGGCCATGCTGCTGGCGCTGCTGATGGTTACTCACTGGCTGGCCGCGATTACCCTGGTGCCGTCGATTTTTGCGATCGTGCGTCCGAAGTTCGTCGAGCGGGGAAGCGCGCCGACGGAGGAAGCCGAGCGTACGCTGCCGGGAGGGGCGGTGGCGGAGATGAGTTGA